A single genomic interval of Drosophila virilis strain 15010-1051.87 chromosome 2, Dvir_AGI_RSII-ME, whole genome shotgun sequence harbors:
- the LOC138910866 gene encoding uncharacterized protein — translation MKHQNVDATIGDIRTRFWITKLRRLLRTVISGCSVCKLHRAQPAPPIMGPLPEDRLEANGWPFKFTGLDYFGPLPVMIGRRKEKRWVDFFTCLTTRAIHLEQPHDLSTDSCIILIRNFLCRRGPVLRLRSDNGKNFVGANREAKRLIDVFEPEKIQGELSSRGIEWIFNCPANPAEGRAWEKRILREYISKF, via the coding sequence ATGAAGCATCAAAACGTGGATGCAACGATAGGCGACATCAGGACCAGATTTTGGATAACAAAGCTGCGTCGACTGTTGCGTACAGTAATATCTGGTTGCAGTGTGTGCAAGCTACACAGAGCGCAGCCTGCGCCACCTATAATGGGTCCTTTGCCAGAGGACAGACTGGAGGCCAATGGATGGCCATTTAAGTTTACTGGTCTGGACTATTTTGGACCACTCCCTGTAATGATCGGACGTCGAAAGGAAAAGAGATGGGTCGACTTCTTTACGTGTCTGACAACAAGGGCCATACATTTGGAGCAGCCACATGACTTGTCAACTGATTCCTGCATAATCTTAATCAGGAACTTTCTTTGCCGTCGCGGACCTGTACTGAGGTTGCGCAGTGACAACGGAAAGAACTTTGTTGGGGCCAACAGAGAAGCCAAAAGGCTAATAGATGTATTCGAGCCGGAGAAGATTCAGGGTGAGCTATCTTCTAGAGGCATTGAATGGATCTTCAACTGCCCAGCGAACCCAGCTGAAGGGCGAGCCTGGGAAAAGAGGATTCTgagggaatatatatctaagttctaA